In one window of Erythrolamprus reginae isolate rEryReg1 chromosome 1, rEryReg1.hap1, whole genome shotgun sequence DNA:
- the TMEM169 gene encoding transmembrane protein 169 isoform X2 has translation MPSERVQSNYGPEAQISGKSKTKGQNSPCNSLHRAVAMAVTFEGETSTEKRKKKRKETRPESIIVYRSGMENKVEEEQAEEDGGLWAMPLDSRYVTLTGTITRGKKKGQMVDIHVTLTDKELQELARSKELPKTEMPERKKACEVGMDKGPHVLLWSLACLPIIFIMSFIVSFYYGTITWYNVFLVYNEERTFWHKITFCPFLIIFYPLFITVVSFSLGVYTAITQVSWAFEDWWHAVRDMEKGFCGWLCSKVGLEDCSPYSIVELLDSDNVSGSLSAKGSTQGEEVSAV, from the exons ATGCCCAGTGAAAGAGTTCAGAGTAACTATGGGCCAGAAGCCCAAATTTCTGGGAAGAGCAAGACCAAGGGGCAGAACTCTCCTTGCAACTCCTTACATAGAGCTGTGGCTATGGCTGTGACCTTCGAGGGAGAAACCAGCactgaaaagaggaaaaagaagaggaaagagaccAGGCCAGAATCAATCATTGTTTATCGGTCAGGGATGGAAAACAAAGTAGAAGAAGAACAGGCAGAGGAGGATGGGG GTTTATGGGCTATGCCTTTAGACAGCAGGTATGTTACTTTAACTGGAACCATcacaagaggaaagaagaaaggacagATGGTAGACATCCATGTTACACTCACCGACAAAGAGCTGCAAGAACTGGCTCGGTCAAAAGAGCTTCCAAAAACAGAAATGCCTGAAAGGAAGAAGGCTTGTGAAGTTGGGATGGATAAAGGCCCCCACGTCCTTCTCTGGAGCCTTGCCTGCCTCCCTATTATCTTCATTATGTcttttattgtttccttttacTATGGGACCATTACTTGGTACAATGTCTTCTTGGTGTACAATGAAGAGAGGACCTTTTGGCACAAGATCACCTTCTGCCCATTTCTAATTATTTTCTATCCTCTCTTCATCACagtggtttctttctctctgggtGTTTATACAGCAATAACTCAAGTCTCCTGGGCCTTTGAAGATTGGTGGCATGCAGTGAGGGATATGGAGAAAGGATTTTGTGGCTGGCTCTGCAGCAAGGTGGGCCTGGAAGATTGCTCTCCATATAGTATTGTTGAGTTGTTAGATTCAGATAATGTCTCAGGGAGCCTGTCAGCCAAAGGCTCAACACAGGGTGAAGAGGTTTCAGCTGTCTGA
- the TMEM169 gene encoding transmembrane protein 169 isoform X1, which translates to MPSERVQSNYGPEAQISGKSKTKGQNSPCNSLHRAVAMAVTFEGETSTEKRKKKRKETRPESIIVYRSGMENKVEEEQAEEDGGEKTSEEGSKFLGQTLGDGLWAMPLDSRYVTLTGTITRGKKKGQMVDIHVTLTDKELQELARSKELPKTEMPERKKACEVGMDKGPHVLLWSLACLPIIFIMSFIVSFYYGTITWYNVFLVYNEERTFWHKITFCPFLIIFYPLFITVVSFSLGVYTAITQVSWAFEDWWHAVRDMEKGFCGWLCSKVGLEDCSPYSIVELLDSDNVSGSLSAKGSTQGEEVSAV; encoded by the exons ATGCCCAGTGAAAGAGTTCAGAGTAACTATGGGCCAGAAGCCCAAATTTCTGGGAAGAGCAAGACCAAGGGGCAGAACTCTCCTTGCAACTCCTTACATAGAGCTGTGGCTATGGCTGTGACCTTCGAGGGAGAAACCAGCactgaaaagaggaaaaagaagaggaaagagaccAGGCCAGAATCAATCATTGTTTATCGGTCAGGGATGGAAAACAAAGTAGAAGAAGAACAGGCAGAGGAGGATGGGGGTGAGAAAACTTCTGAAGAAGGCTCCAAATTTTTGGGACAAACTCTAGGAGATG GTTTATGGGCTATGCCTTTAGACAGCAGGTATGTTACTTTAACTGGAACCATcacaagaggaaagaagaaaggacagATGGTAGACATCCATGTTACACTCACCGACAAAGAGCTGCAAGAACTGGCTCGGTCAAAAGAGCTTCCAAAAACAGAAATGCCTGAAAGGAAGAAGGCTTGTGAAGTTGGGATGGATAAAGGCCCCCACGTCCTTCTCTGGAGCCTTGCCTGCCTCCCTATTATCTTCATTATGTcttttattgtttccttttacTATGGGACCATTACTTGGTACAATGTCTTCTTGGTGTACAATGAAGAGAGGACCTTTTGGCACAAGATCACCTTCTGCCCATTTCTAATTATTTTCTATCCTCTCTTCATCACagtggtttctttctctctgggtGTTTATACAGCAATAACTCAAGTCTCCTGGGCCTTTGAAGATTGGTGGCATGCAGTGAGGGATATGGAGAAAGGATTTTGTGGCTGGCTCTGCAGCAAGGTGGGCCTGGAAGATTGCTCTCCATATAGTATTGTTGAGTTGTTAGATTCAGATAATGTCTCAGGGAGCCTGTCAGCCAAAGGCTCAACACAGGGTGAAGAGGTTTCAGCTGTCTGA